The following proteins are co-located in the Streptomyces bottropensis ATCC 25435 genome:
- a CDS encoding GntR family transcriptional regulator: MRIPAHSVCTAIRDDIVAGVYERGSRLTEELLARRYGVSRVPVREALRTLEAEGFVVTRRHAGACVAEPTEQEAADLLEMRMLLEPLGAARAAQRRTEAHLKVLRGLVRLGQERARRGTSEDLRSLGGWFHETLAQASGSPALTSTLAQLRHKIAWMYAVEAPADPVESWAEHGGIVDAVARGDGDRARTLTSLHAERATDAHRFRFPGGAGAAERAERVRTSQHPVNMSSLRH; this comes from the coding sequence ATGCGTATTCCGGCGCATTCGGTATGCACGGCGATCCGAGATGACATCGTCGCGGGTGTCTACGAGCGCGGCAGCCGTCTCACCGAGGAACTGCTCGCCCGCCGGTACGGCGTCAGCCGGGTCCCCGTGCGTGAGGCGCTGCGCACGCTGGAGGCCGAGGGCTTCGTGGTGACCCGTCGGCACGCGGGCGCGTGCGTCGCCGAGCCGACCGAGCAGGAGGCCGCCGACCTGCTGGAGATGCGCATGCTGCTGGAGCCGCTGGGAGCCGCCCGCGCCGCCCAGCGCCGCACGGAGGCCCATCTCAAGGTGCTGCGCGGCCTGGTCAGACTGGGCCAGGAACGGGCCAGACGGGGCACCAGCGAGGATCTGCGCTCCCTGGGGGGCTGGTTCCACGAGACGCTCGCACAGGCGTCCGGCAGCCCCGCCCTGACCTCGACACTCGCCCAGCTGCGGCACAAGATCGCCTGGATGTACGCGGTCGAGGCACCCGCCGACCCCGTGGAGTCCTGGGCGGAACACGGCGGCATCGTGGACGCCGTCGCGCGCGGCGACGGCGACCGGGCCCGGACGCTCACGTCCCTGCACGCCGAGCGCGCCACCGACGCGCACCGCTTCCGGTTTCCGGGCGGGGCCGGCGCGGCGGAGCGGGCGGAGCGTGTGAGGACTTCGCAACACCCCGTAAACATGTCGAGCCTGCGGCATTAA
- a CDS encoding HPr family phosphocarrier protein, translating to MAERRVNVGWAEGLHARPASIFVRAATASGIPVTIAKADGNPVNAASMLAVLGLGAQGGEEIVLASEAEGADVALDRLAKLVAEGLEELPETV from the coding sequence ATGGCTGAGCGCCGCGTCAACGTCGGCTGGGCCGAGGGCCTCCACGCCCGACCCGCATCCATCTTCGTCCGGGCCGCCACGGCCTCCGGTATCCCCGTGACGATCGCCAAGGCCGACGGGAACCCCGTCAACGCGGCCTCCATGCTGGCGGTCCTGGGCCTCGGCGCCCAGGGCGGCGAGGAGATCGTGCTCGCGTCCGAGGCCGAGGGCGCGGACGTCGCGCTCGACCGTCTGGCGAAGCTCGTGGCCGAGGGACTCGAGGAACTTCCCGAGACGGTCTGA